From a region of the Eretmochelys imbricata isolate rEreImb1 chromosome 6, rEreImb1.hap1, whole genome shotgun sequence genome:
- the RPL27A gene encoding large ribosomal subunit protein uL15: MPSRLRKTRKLRGHVSHGHGRIGKHRKHPGGRGNAGGNHHHRINFDKYHPGYFGKVGMRHYHLKKNQNFCPTVNLDKLWTLVSEQTRLNYAKNQAGLAPVIDVVRSGYYKVLGKGKLPKQPVIVKAKFFSRKAEEKIKEVGGACVLVA, translated from the exons ATG CCCTCCAGACTGAGGAAGACCAGGAAGCTGAGGGGACACGTCAGCCACGGCCATGGCCGCATCG gCAAGCACAGGAAGCATCCCGGTGGCCGCGGCAATGCTGGGGGCAATCACCACCACAGGATTAACTTTGACAAATA TCATCCTGGTTATTTTGGGAAAGTTGGTATGAGACACTaccacttgaagaagaaccaGAACTTCTGCCCAACTGTTAATCTGGATAAACTGTGGACACTTGTTAGTGAACAGACAAGACTGAACTATGCAAAAAATCAGGCTGGATTAGCCCCGGTCATTGATGTTGTACGCTCG GGTTATTACAAAGTCCTGGGCAAGGGGAAGCTGCCCAAACAGCCTGTAATTGTGAAAGCAAAATTCTTCAGTAGGAAAGCGGAAGAGAAGATCAAAGAAGTTGGTGGAGCCTGTGTGCTTGTGGcataa
- the LOC144265619 gene encoding large ribosomal subunit protein uL15-like codes for MPSRLRKTRKLRGHVSHGHGRIGKHRKHPGGRGNAGGMHHHRINFDKYHPGYFGKVGMRHYHLKKNQNFCPTVNLDKLWTFVSEQTRLNYAKNQAGLAPVIDVVRSGYYKVLGKGKLPKQPVIVKAKFFSRKAEEKIKKVGGACVVAA; via the exons ATG cCTTCTAGGCTAAGGAAGACCAGGAAGCTGAGAGGACACGTTAGCCACGGCCATGGCCGTATTG GTAAACACAGAAAGCATCCTGGCGGCCGTGGAAATGCTGGGGGTATGCACCACCACAGAATTAACTTTGATAAATA TCATCCTGGTTATTTTGGGAAGGTTGGTATGAGACACTACCATTTGAAGAAGAACCAGAACTTCTGTCCTACTGTCAACTTGGATAAATTGTGGACGTTTGTTAGTGAGCAGACAAGACTAAACTATGCAAAAAACCAGGCTGGATTAGCACCTGTCATTGATGTTGTACGCTCG GGTTATTACAAAGTCCTGGGCAAGGGGAAGCTGCCCAAACAGCCTGTAATTGTGAAAGCAAAATTCTTCAGCAGGAAAGCAGAGGAGAAGATCAAAAAAGTTGGTGGAGCATGCGTGGTTGCGGCATAA